In Armatimonadota bacterium, a single genomic region encodes these proteins:
- a CDS encoding beta-N-acetylhexosaminidase, which produces MLATAAALAAATRYAIIPQPVVLIPQEGEFELSQSTPIVASKELAGVASFAKEIVATANNSATPASASIRLKLNKKQERIGDEGYTLDVSPDSIEISARTPAGAFYGIQTLRQLVQNGKVPSVIIEDTPRFGWRGAMLDTGRHYMPMSAIKKFIDTLAFHKMNSFHWHLTEDQGWRLEIKKYPKLTEIGSKRSKTMLKYSPATFEDKEYGGFYTQAEAKEIVAYAKARFINVVPEIEMPGHAQAAIAAYPELGNGEKVPVATTWGVIKHVYNPEESTIKFQKDVLDEVMAIFPSKFIHVGGDECPKDEWKASSRVQQLMKERGLKDEHEMQSWFIRQIDSYLASKGRRLIGWDEILEGGLAPGAAVMSWRGEAGGIAAAKEGHDVVMASTNALYFDYYQADPKTEPHAIGGLLPLRKVYDFEIVPKEITTEQSKHILGGQFQLWTEYIRTPEYLEYMAWPRGVAVSEILWSPKSKRNFRSFVDRLGVHMGRLKALGVNARPLDANLGLPTAEWKSGQVSNDYQTKEWDITSAFAGNGKYTVRFQYTSGGIRLDIDGIEIVVGGNVVAADSHYGRTGNVHVDNVWTVELKGVPAGSKVTLRAKVRGDGGSDSNGDITVSKI; this is translated from the coding sequence ATGCTCGCAACCGCCGCAGCCCTTGCCGCCGCAACTCGCTACGCAATCATCCCGCAGCCCGTCGTTCTGATTCCTCAAGAAGGCGAGTTTGAGCTGTCTCAGTCGACCCCAATCGTCGCATCCAAAGAGTTGGCAGGTGTCGCTAGTTTTGCAAAGGAGATTGTTGCTACCGCCAACAACTCCGCAACTCCTGCGAGCGCAAGCATTCGCCTGAAGCTAAACAAGAAGCAGGAAAGAATCGGTGACGAAGGCTACACTCTAGACGTCAGCCCAGACAGCATCGAGATTTCAGCAAGGACTCCAGCCGGAGCGTTTTACGGAATCCAGACACTTCGCCAGCTTGTACAAAATGGGAAGGTTCCCAGCGTCATTATCGAAGATACTCCCCGTTTTGGTTGGCGCGGTGCGATGCTCGATACTGGCCGTCACTACATGCCAATGTCGGCCATCAAGAAGTTCATCGACACACTCGCGTTCCACAAAATGAACTCCTTCCACTGGCACCTCACCGAGGACCAAGGATGGCGATTGGAGATCAAGAAGTATCCAAAGCTTACTGAGATCGGCTCCAAGCGATCCAAGACGATGCTGAAGTATAGTCCAGCAACCTTTGAGGACAAGGAGTACGGCGGCTTCTACACTCAAGCGGAAGCCAAAGAGATCGTCGCTTACGCAAAGGCTCGATTTATCAACGTCGTTCCAGAGATCGAGATGCCGGGCCACGCCCAAGCCGCAATCGCCGCATACCCCGAACTCGGGAACGGTGAGAAGGTTCCTGTAGCAACGACTTGGGGTGTCATCAAGCACGTTTACAATCCCGAGGAATCGACGATCAAGTTCCAAAAGGATGTTCTGGATGAGGTCATGGCAATATTTCCTTCAAAGTTCATCCACGTGGGCGGTGACGAATGCCCGAAAGATGAGTGGAAAGCATCATCCCGGGTTCAACAACTGATGAAGGAGCGAGGTCTGAAGGATGAGCACGAGATGCAATCCTGGTTCATCCGCCAGATCGACTCCTACTTGGCTTCAAAGGGCCGCCGACTGATCGGCTGGGATGAAATTCTTGAGGGGGGACTCGCACCAGGTGCCGCTGTGATGAGCTGGCGTGGTGAAGCAGGCGGAATCGCTGCGGCAAAGGAAGGCCACGATGTGGTCATGGCCTCGACAAATGCTCTCTATTTCGACTACTACCAAGCCGATCCAAAGACCGAGCCGCACGCAATCGGAGGTTTACTCCCGCTCCGGAAGGTCTACGATTTTGAAATCGTTCCGAAAGAGATCACCACCGAGCAAAGCAAGCACATCCTGGGTGGACAGTTCCAACTCTGGACCGAATACATCCGAACTCCGGAGTATCTTGAATACATGGCTTGGCCACGCGGAGTGGCAGTTTCCGAAATCCTTTGGTCGCCGAAGTCAAAGCGCAACTTCCGTTCGTTTGTCGATCGGCTCGGAGTACACATGGGCCGGTTGAAGGCATTAGGAGTCAATGCCCGCCCACTTGACGCAAATCTTGGATTACCGACTGCGGAGTGGAAGTCTGGTCAAGTTTCGAATGACTACCAAACCAAAGAGTGGGACATCACGAGTGCCTTTGCTGGAAATGGCAAGTACACAGTGCGCTTTCAGTACACTTCAGGTGGGATCCGGCTGGATATCGACGGGATCGAGATCGTCGTGGGCGGCAATGTTGTCGCGGCGGATTCTCACTACGGTCGCACGGGCAACGTACATGTCGACAATGTCTGGACGGTTGAACTCAAGGGAGTTCCCGCGGGTTCAAAAGTGACCCTCAGAGCCAAAGTTCGAGGCGACGGAGGTTCCGACTCGAACGGTGACATCACGGTCTCCAAGATCTAG
- a CDS encoding rhomboid family intramembrane serine protease, whose amino-acid sequence MSERSRPPIVTLLLIAANILAAFAVLVRPDWIDEYGFRASLPSVYTPITSLFVHANALHLMGNMVFLAAVGVAVEIATGSGRFSLVYFLSGLVGVALYWMATRRMTEAPALVGASGAIAGCAGYYSLRYTKLRVSLAPKKSASVAFITVLWLLLQLAGALVNVGQPVQASGFFAHLGGAVCGLVLGLILRAPDLGGMKLGHAVLDALNETNPEQQVAFIRSHLKSHPGDLPMQMRLGEELARLGDKQAEIEHLQALVFRLKGDAQVEAVARLEELDGLGKISAVRRRQLADGLPPAAAHRLLTSIIQGSKSEPQRPEAMLDLATLLRADEPEASEMVLKELAEQYPIHSATELAKQRGWLS is encoded by the coding sequence TTGAGCGAACGCTCGCGACCTCCGATAGTTACCCTCCTCCTGATCGCCGCAAATATTCTTGCGGCGTTCGCCGTTTTGGTGCGCCCCGATTGGATCGACGAATACGGTTTTCGTGCATCGTTGCCGTCGGTCTATACTCCAATTACCTCCCTTTTTGTACATGCAAACGCATTGCATTTGATGGGGAACATGGTGTTTCTTGCTGCAGTCGGCGTAGCCGTCGAGATCGCGACGGGTTCAGGTCGCTTTTCGCTGGTGTATTTCCTGTCGGGGCTTGTCGGAGTCGCTTTGTACTGGATGGCAACGCGGCGGATGACCGAGGCCCCGGCTCTGGTTGGGGCGAGCGGAGCGATCGCGGGGTGTGCCGGTTACTACTCGCTTCGTTATACAAAACTGCGTGTTTCCCTCGCACCTAAGAAGTCAGCCTCGGTTGCGTTTATTACGGTCCTGTGGCTCCTACTTCAGTTGGCGGGAGCGTTGGTCAATGTTGGTCAGCCGGTTCAGGCGTCCGGATTTTTTGCCCACCTCGGTGGGGCGGTTTGCGGTTTGGTTTTGGGACTCATTCTGCGGGCGCCCGATCTTGGAGGAATGAAGCTGGGCCACGCCGTTCTGGACGCACTGAACGAGACGAATCCGGAGCAGCAAGTTGCCTTCATCCGCTCGCACCTGAAATCTCATCCCGGAGATCTGCCGATGCAAATGCGGTTGGGAGAAGAATTGGCGCGGCTGGGCGACAAGCAGGCAGAGATCGAACACCTTCAGGCATTGGTGTTTCGGCTCAAAGGAGATGCCCAAGTCGAGGCTGTTGCTCGGCTCGAGGAACTTGATGGACTAGGCAAAATCAGTGCCGTGCGGCGGCGACAACTTGCGGATGGTCTTCCCCCAGCAGCGGCTCATCGATTGCTTACCTCGATCATTCAAGGTTCAAAGAGTGAACCCCAGCGACCAGAGGCGATGCTCGACTTAGCTACGCTACTGAGAGCTGATGAGCCTGAGGCGAGCGAGATGGTTCTCAAGGAGCTCGCCGAGCAATATCCGATTCACTCAGCCACCGAACTCGCCAAGCAGCGCGGGTGGCTTAGTTGA
- a CDS encoding alpha/beta hydrolase-fold protein: MPFAIIAAGLALQTQRVASLTGNIEKLVGFESKVLQNRRNISVYLPPQYEVANTRRFPVLYMHDGQNVFDGATSYIPNQEWRADEAAEALISAGLIEPIIIVGIDNGQAARADEYLPWKIKMGNSEGGGKADLYGKMLTDEIMPMVNAKYRTKTGPANTGLMGSSLGGVITSYLGITCPDVFGKLGIVSPSVWVSERQLLRTVKPIKNRQRIWIDMGTKEGPGAVADARALFDAYKAAGWKEGRDITLVIDGNAEHNELAWSRRMMSIFTYLFGRR; encoded by the coding sequence ATGCCATTCGCAATCATCGCCGCCGGGCTTGCCCTCCAAACTCAAAGAGTCGCTAGTCTAACCGGAAATATTGAGAAGCTCGTAGGATTCGAGTCAAAGGTTCTTCAGAACCGTCGGAACATCAGCGTTTACCTGCCGCCGCAGTATGAGGTGGCTAATACTCGACGGTTTCCGGTTCTGTACATGCACGACGGTCAGAACGTCTTTGATGGAGCCACCAGCTACATTCCGAACCAGGAGTGGCGTGCCGATGAGGCCGCCGAGGCACTGATTTCGGCCGGGTTGATAGAGCCGATCATCATCGTCGGCATTGATAACGGTCAGGCGGCCCGCGCCGACGAATATTTACCCTGGAAGATCAAAATGGGAAACAGTGAGGGCGGTGGTAAGGCTGACCTGTATGGCAAGATGCTCACCGACGAGATCATGCCGATGGTGAACGCCAAGTATCGAACTAAGACTGGTCCTGCGAACACCGGTCTCATGGGATCATCGTTGGGCGGGGTGATTACCAGCTATCTTGGCATCACCTGTCCGGACGTTTTTGGCAAGCTCGGAATCGTCTCACCATCAGTTTGGGTGAGCGAACGGCAGTTGCTTAGAACGGTCAAGCCGATAAAGAACCGCCAGCGAATCTGGATTGATATGGGCACCAAAGAGGGCCCGGGCGCCGTAGCCGACGCACGGGCGCTGTTTGATGCTTACAAAGCCGCAGGTTGGAAAGAAGGAAGGGACATCACCCTGGTCATCGACGGGAATGCCGAGCATAACGAGCTCGCCTGGTCACGTCGGATGATGTCAATTTTTACTTACTTGTTTGGCCGTCGTTAA
- a CDS encoding VOC family protein gives MVLGIHHVTAISGDAQQNVDFYVGVLGLRLVKQTVNFDDPTVYHLYYGDGIGRPGTLMTTFPYGHILPGKRGRGETASITFEVPVGSLDFWVTRLAIETKTSGEDMIFGKRVIWAHDPDGLRIELEEVETSTDFTFWKHSPVPAEYAIRAIRRVSLMPMRGRSIGDFATTEDTLTRKFNAEQTATEDGRTRFCLGVSEVDVIDAPNEPLARSSAGTVHHVAFRIKNHEIHEQWLLELSRSGFHTSPIMERDYFRSIYFREPGGVLFEFATDQPGMMIDEPEETLGETLQVPQMHVHRREHLETVLPKLSIPGVTR, from the coding sequence ATGGTTTTAGGAATTCACCACGTCACTGCGATCTCCGGCGATGCACAGCAAAACGTCGACTTCTACGTCGGGGTGCTGGGCCTGCGACTGGTTAAGCAGACCGTCAACTTCGACGATCCCACTGTTTACCACCTATACTACGGTGACGGCATAGGCCGCCCCGGAACCCTGATGACCACCTTTCCCTACGGTCATATCCTGCCGGGAAAGCGGGGCCGTGGCGAAACGGCATCTATCACGTTTGAGGTTCCTGTCGGCTCGTTAGATTTCTGGGTAACCCGGCTTGCCATCGAAACAAAGACTAGCGGCGAAGACATGATCTTCGGCAAGCGAGTCATTTGGGCCCACGATCCAGACGGGCTCAGAATCGAGCTTGAAGAAGTGGAAACATCTACGGATTTCACCTTCTGGAAGCACTCACCGGTTCCCGCCGAATATGCGATCCGAGCGATCCGACGTGTCTCATTGATGCCGATGAGAGGACGATCGATTGGGGACTTTGCCACAACCGAAGACACTCTCACCCGGAAGTTCAATGCCGAGCAAACCGCTACTGAAGATGGTCGAACCCGGTTCTGCCTCGGCGTGTCTGAAGTCGACGTGATCGACGCTCCAAACGAGCCCCTGGCCCGAAGCTCAGCTGGCACGGTTCACCACGTTGCCTTTCGAATCAAAAACCATGAGATACACGAGCAGTGGCTTTTGGAACTAAGTCGAAGCGGTTTTCATACATCACCGATCATGGAGCGCGACTACTTCAGATCAATCTACTTCCGCGAACCTGGAGGAGTCTTGTTTGAATTCGCAACCGACCAACCCGGCATGATGATCGATGAACCTGAGGAAACCTTGGGTGAAACTCTTCAAGTACCGCAAATGCACGTCCACCGACGGGAGCATCTCGAGACCGTGCTGCCAAAGCTGAGCATTCCAGGAGTGACTCGGTGA
- a CDS encoding alpha/beta hydrolase, with amino-acid sequence MSFQHVEVAGESPTLVLLHGTGGTENDLVQLGQDLLPGARIISPRGKVNEHGMNRWFRRFAEGVFDDEDIRRQAAELAEFLRSKKEGPMIGIGYSNGANIGAALVLLHPDVLDGLVMWRGMTPLPAEPQLIGKEILMVNGQNDPMAPLESARNQAEVFRAGGAEVEQVELPGGHGLTQADFLCTKEWLEKVRTKFQTSS; translated from the coding sequence GTGAGTTTTCAGCACGTCGAAGTTGCTGGCGAAAGTCCGACGCTTGTGCTCTTACACGGCACAGGGGGCACGGAGAACGACCTTGTCCAGCTGGGGCAGGACCTGCTGCCGGGGGCCAGAATCATTTCCCCAAGAGGCAAGGTAAATGAACATGGAATGAACCGCTGGTTTCGCCGCTTCGCAGAAGGCGTTTTCGATGACGAAGACATTCGACGCCAAGCCGCAGAGCTAGCTGAATTCTTGAGATCGAAAAAGGAAGGGCCGATGATCGGCATTGGGTACAGCAACGGCGCAAACATTGGTGCCGCCCTCGTATTGCTCCATCCCGACGTTTTGGATGGGTTGGTGATGTGGCGTGGCATGACCCCACTACCAGCTGAACCGCAGTTAATAGGAAAAGAGATTCTGATGGTTAACGGTCAAAACGACCCAATGGCCCCTCTCGAATCTGCGCGGAACCAAGCCGAAGTATTCCGCGCGGGCGGCGCGGAAGTCGAGCAAGTCGAACTTCCGGGTGGCCACGGCCTGACTCAAGCCGACTTCCTTTGCACAAAAGAGTGGCTCGAAAAGGTCAGAACGAAATTCCAAACGTCAAGCTAA
- a CDS encoding lysophospholipid acyltransferase family protein: MSDRLSLKIKKVVLSKIAVGLIRSISTTLRLELQGWDQYANADQKLIFCGWHGKSFIFANQFRKRGYWVIISNSNDGDIQDKVFRSLGFRTIRGSTGQDRGGIKAALQGIQSLKEGGTMAITPDGPRGPSKVVQGGVMLMARKSGAKLVPVGISAKRAWYAGSWDSYMFPMPFSKARMVFGEPFTVPEKATEAEIESIRLAFETEIERLDQLAANWA; the protein is encoded by the coding sequence TTGAGCGATCGACTGTCGCTGAAGATCAAGAAGGTCGTTCTCTCCAAGATCGCAGTCGGGCTCATCCGTTCGATCAGCACTACCCTTCGGCTCGAACTCCAAGGGTGGGACCAATACGCAAACGCCGACCAGAAGCTCATCTTCTGCGGCTGGCACGGCAAGTCGTTCATCTTCGCTAATCAGTTCCGCAAGCGGGGATACTGGGTGATCATCAGTAACTCGAACGACGGGGATATCCAGGATAAAGTGTTCCGTTCGCTCGGCTTCCGCACGATACGTGGCTCGACAGGGCAAGATCGCGGTGGGATCAAGGCAGCCCTTCAAGGAATTCAATCCCTAAAAGAAGGTGGGACGATGGCGATTACTCCGGACGGCCCTCGGGGACCGTCGAAAGTTGTGCAAGGTGGTGTGATGCTGATGGCGCGAAAGTCGGGCGCAAAGCTTGTCCCTGTTGGGATCTCAGCAAAGCGGGCTTGGTACGCCGGGAGTTGGGATTCGTACATGTTCCCAATGCCCTTTTCAAAAGCCCGAATGGTTTTTGGTGAGCCCTTCACGGTTCCCGAAAAGGCAACTGAGGCTGAGATTGAGTCGATTCGGTTGGCATTTGAAACAGAGATCGAACGCTTGGATCAACTCGCGGCCAATTGGGCATAA
- a CDS encoding YebC/PmpR family DNA-binding transcriptional regulator produces the protein MAGHSKWKNIKIRKGKQDALRGNTFTKLAREITVAAKAGGGDPGMNPRLRVAVEKAKAASLPKDNIERAIKKGTGEIEGGNYEEIIYEGVGPGGTGIILQCYSENRNRTVSEVRNAFNKNGGSMSDNGAVSWQFKYVGQIQFAAEGLDEDEITMAALEAGAEDVNNDGESINIITAMADLHKVNDGLIAAGYQSAEASLTYLATNKANPSEDEMRKLLKLLDALEDLDDVQDTYINVDIPEELYEEA, from the coding sequence ATGGCCGGACACAGTAAATGGAAGAACATCAAGATTCGCAAAGGCAAACAGGACGCCCTTCGCGGAAACACGTTTACGAAGCTGGCTCGAGAGATCACTGTCGCCGCAAAAGCGGGCGGCGGAGACCCTGGCATGAACCCCCGGCTGCGGGTTGCCGTTGAAAAGGCGAAGGCCGCATCGCTCCCGAAGGACAACATCGAGCGAGCGATCAAGAAGGGCACCGGCGAAATTGAGGGAGGTAATTACGAAGAGATTATCTACGAGGGCGTAGGCCCCGGCGGAACCGGAATCATCCTTCAGTGCTACTCCGAGAACCGAAACCGAACCGTTAGCGAGGTACGCAATGCCTTCAACAAGAACGGAGGAAGCATGTCCGACAACGGTGCGGTGAGCTGGCAGTTCAAGTATGTCGGTCAAATTCAGTTTGCCGCTGAAGGACTCGACGAAGACGAGATCACTATGGCCGCCCTTGAGGCCGGAGCTGAAGACGTGAACAACGACGGTGAGTCGATTAATATCATCACTGCGATGGCGGACCTCCACAAGGTGAACGACGGCCTGATTGCCGCTGGCTACCAGTCTGCTGAGGCTTCGCTCACCTATTTGGCGACGAACAAAGCGAATCCGTCCGAAGACGAGATGCGGAAGTTGCTCAAGTTACTTGATGCACTTGAAGATCTTGACGACGTTCAGGACACCTACATCAACGTGGATATTCCCGAGGAGCTATACGAAGAGGCTTGA